A window from Listeria seeligeri serovar 1/2b str. SLCC3954 encodes these proteins:
- a CDS encoding ABC transporter permease — protein sequence MTAILATIVSSTLLMAGPLIFTALGGVYSERGGVVNIGLEGMMVMGAFSAIVFNLTFQDTFGALTPWISLIAAMIVGGIFSLVHAVATINFRADHVISGVAINFLATGLSLFLVKVIYDKGQTDQIKYYFGKPDIPVLSDIPVIGDIFFKNVPVMSYVAILFAIVSWFIIYKTRFGLRLRSVGEHPLAADTMGIKVRWMRYQGVIISGILGGLGGAVYAQSFTLDFGHATISGQGYMALAAMIFGKWNPLGAMGAAIFFGFAQCLAISGGSLPFFKDIPDVYLQIAPYVLTILALVGFIGKSEAPKADGVNYIKGK from the coding sequence ATGACAGCCATTTTAGCGACAATTGTTTCTAGCACACTGCTTATGGCAGGCCCACTAATCTTCACTGCTCTCGGGGGCGTTTATTCTGAACGAGGCGGTGTAGTTAACATCGGACTAGAAGGTATGATGGTAATGGGAGCATTCTCCGCTATCGTCTTTAACCTTACTTTTCAAGATACTTTTGGTGCCTTAACTCCTTGGATATCACTTATAGCGGCGATGATTGTTGGGGGGATTTTCTCTCTAGTTCATGCCGTTGCAACAATTAATTTCCGTGCTGACCATGTAATCAGTGGTGTAGCCATTAACTTTTTAGCAACTGGTCTATCTTTATTCCTTGTAAAAGTAATTTATGATAAAGGCCAAACTGATCAAATTAAGTACTATTTTGGTAAACCAGACATTCCTGTTTTAAGTGATATTCCAGTAATCGGTGATATTTTCTTCAAAAATGTTCCGGTTATGAGTTATGTAGCGATTTTATTTGCTATCGTTTCTTGGTTTATTATTTACAAAACACGCTTTGGTCTTCGTCTTCGTTCTGTAGGGGAACATCCTCTTGCAGCTGATACGATGGGAATCAAAGTTCGCTGGATGAGATATCAAGGTGTTATTATCTCTGGTATTCTTGGTGGCCTTGGTGGTGCAGTTTATGCACAATCATTTACACTTGATTTTGGCCATGCAACAATCTCTGGTCAAGGTTATATGGCACTTGCCGCAATGATTTTTGGTAAATGGAACCCACTTGGCGCAATGGGAGCTGCAATTTTCTTTGGATTTGCGCAATGCTTGGCCATTTCTGGTGGCTCATTACCATTCTTCAAAGATATTCCAGATGTATATTTGCAAATTGCACCTTATGTGTTAACAATTCTTGCTCTAGTTGGCTTTATCGGTAAATCCGAAGCGCCAAAAGCAGATGGTGTTAACTACATTAAAGGAAAATAA
- the yfmF gene encoding EF-P 5-aminopentanol modification-associated protein YfmF: protein MTDKIFQEKVGAVALTIVPTQKYKSNKIVFKFRSPLERATVTKRALLSILLETNSKKYPTQTAFRKQLADLYGANFYTTTAKKGNEHVLTVIFDMIDGQYVSDGSEILKDAFAFMEEALFHPNATNGAFDAETLTREKENLKSSLEGIYDDKIRFASKRLVEEMFKNDEYRYGSAGVLEDIDAITPEELYDYYLKFIAEDAVEIFICGDVTKEEVTPLIEKMAFSERPERKGVFFAKEAPKEVQIIHEKQAINQGKLVLGYQTDTLFGDNDFVALQLGNGLLGGFANSKIFINVREKASLAYYASSRIDSFKGFMVISAGIDEVNYEQALTIIQEQITAMKQGDFTTEELNQTKEMLINQLLETNDQAQGLIELVYNNILREANLDLDNWIEKIKATTKEEVIAAINKIKPDTIYFLSKGGEELHGKNHI from the coding sequence ATGACAGACAAAATATTTCAAGAAAAAGTTGGCGCGGTTGCACTTACCATCGTTCCTACTCAAAAATATAAATCCAATAAAATTGTATTTAAATTTCGCTCTCCATTAGAAAGAGCAACAGTTACTAAAAGAGCATTGCTTTCGATTTTGTTAGAAACAAACAGTAAAAAGTACCCTACGCAAACGGCTTTCAGAAAGCAATTAGCCGATTTATATGGTGCTAATTTTTATACCACTACAGCCAAAAAAGGAAATGAACATGTCTTAACAGTTATTTTTGATATGATTGATGGACAATATGTTTCCGATGGCAGCGAAATTTTAAAAGATGCTTTTGCGTTTATGGAGGAGGCTTTATTTCATCCGAATGCAACGAATGGCGCTTTTGATGCAGAAACACTTACTAGAGAAAAAGAAAACCTGAAAAGTAGTTTGGAAGGTATTTATGATGACAAGATCCGTTTTGCATCTAAACGATTAGTTGAAGAAATGTTTAAAAACGACGAATATCGCTACGGTTCTGCAGGAGTTTTAGAAGATATTGATGCCATCACACCTGAAGAATTATATGACTATTACTTAAAGTTTATAGCAGAAGATGCCGTCGAAATCTTTATCTGTGGCGACGTTACGAAAGAAGAAGTGACGCCACTAATTGAAAAAATGGCTTTTTCAGAGCGTCCGGAACGTAAAGGAGTTTTCTTTGCAAAAGAAGCTCCAAAAGAAGTACAAATCATTCATGAAAAACAAGCAATTAACCAAGGCAAACTAGTACTTGGCTATCAAACAGATACTTTATTTGGCGATAACGATTTCGTTGCTTTACAGCTTGGTAATGGATTGCTAGGTGGTTTTGCAAATTCAAAAATCTTTATTAATGTACGCGAAAAAGCAAGTTTAGCTTATTACGCCTCTAGCCGAATTGATTCTTTTAAAGGATTTATGGTTATTTCAGCGGGGATTGATGAAGTGAATTATGAACAAGCTTTAACAATTATTCAAGAACAAATAACTGCCATGAAACAAGGCGACTTTACGACTGAAGAGTTAAATCAAACAAAAGAAATGCTTATTAATCAACTGCTAGAAACAAATGATCAAGCACAAGGTTTAATCGAGCTAGTCTACAACAACATATTACGCGAAGCAAATTTGGATTTAGATAACTGGATTGAAAAAATCAAAGCAACGACGAAAGAAGAAGTCATTGCTGCAATTAACAAAATCAAACCAGATACTATTTATTTCTTGAGCAAGGGAGGGGAAGAACTTCATGGAAAAAATCACATTTGA
- the yfmH gene encoding EF-P 5-aminopentanol modification-associated protein YfmH, whose protein sequence is MEKITFDQVKEAVFHEKMANGLQVYLLPKKGFSKTYAVFTTNYGAIDNNFVPIGEAEFTKVPDGIAHFLEHKMFEKEDGDVFFKFGEKGAFTNAFTSFTKTAYLFSSTSRVEENLETLIDFVQEPYFTEETVEKEKGIIGQEIRMYDDDPDFRAYFGVIENMYHNHPVKIDIAGTVESIAEINKDLLYLCYNTFYHPSNMVLFVVGNLEPEEMMNQIRANQAKKDFPEAVPIKRHFPEEPKTVAVKERKLKFPVQIAKNLVGIKEDIGSLEGQAAIKQEIIGDVALEMLFGTTSDTYLELYNEGIIDDTFGYDYTLQDSFSFILVGGDAKNPDEQTAKILEAIQKAAQYGLSEADLALVKRKRIGQFLRSLNSPEFIANQFSQYVMKSASLFDILPLMETVTLEEVNAFIKNLDAEERTTTFQLLPE, encoded by the coding sequence ATGGAAAAAATCACATTTGATCAAGTAAAAGAAGCTGTATTTCATGAGAAAATGGCAAATGGCTTACAAGTCTATCTTCTTCCTAAAAAAGGTTTTAGCAAGACTTATGCAGTTTTCACCACGAACTACGGTGCCATTGATAATAATTTTGTTCCAATAGGCGAAGCAGAATTCACAAAAGTACCAGATGGAATTGCTCATTTTCTAGAACACAAAATGTTTGAAAAAGAAGATGGCGATGTATTTTTTAAATTTGGAGAAAAAGGCGCTTTTACTAATGCCTTTACTTCATTTACAAAAACAGCTTACCTTTTCTCAAGTACATCTAGAGTAGAAGAAAACTTAGAAACTTTGATTGATTTTGTTCAAGAACCTTACTTCACCGAAGAAACTGTCGAAAAAGAAAAAGGCATTATCGGCCAAGAAATTAGAATGTATGATGATGACCCAGATTTTCGTGCTTATTTTGGCGTAATCGAAAATATGTATCATAACCATCCTGTGAAAATTGATATTGCTGGTACCGTCGAATCAATTGCTGAAATCAATAAAGATTTACTCTATCTTTGTTACAATACATTTTATCATCCAAGCAATATGGTGCTATTTGTTGTTGGAAACTTAGAACCAGAAGAAATGATGAATCAAATTCGTGCTAATCAAGCAAAAAAAGATTTTCCTGAAGCTGTGCCAATTAAACGTCATTTTCCCGAAGAACCAAAAACTGTTGCTGTAAAAGAACGCAAACTCAAATTTCCAGTTCAAATTGCGAAAAATTTAGTGGGAATTAAAGAAGATATCGGTTCATTAGAAGGGCAAGCGGCAATTAAGCAAGAAATTATTGGCGATGTAGCGCTTGAAATGCTGTTTGGAACAACCTCGGATACGTATTTGGAATTATACAACGAAGGAATTATTGACGACACATTCGGATATGACTACACACTTCAAGATAGTTTTTCTTTCATACTTGTTGGAGGCGATGCTAAAAACCCTGACGAACAAACAGCAAAAATCTTGGAAGCTATCCAAAAAGCAGCCCAATATGGTTTATCAGAAGCTGATTTGGCACTCGTGAAACGCAAACGAATTGGTCAATTTTTACGTTCATTAAATTCACCGGAATTCATTGCTAACCAATTTAGCCAATACGTAATGAAATCAGCGTCTTTATTTGATATTTTACCTCTAATGGAAACAGTGACTTTAGAAGAAGTTAATGCATTCATCAAAAATCTGGATGCAGAAGAAAGAACTACTACGTTCCAGCTGCTTCCTGAATAA
- the ymfI gene encoding elongation factor P 5-aminopentanone reductase: MDKEIKYAFVTGASGEIGQAICLSLARAGWNLYIHYHQNKQAIESLLPQLLAENVDVILIQADFDDLASVVAMEKQVFQIDAFVHAAGNSHYALFQDMTDKEITKLWNVHMLVPMQLIRIFTPKLMKSNQGRIVFISSIWGEVGAAMEVAYSTVKGAQIAFCRALSQELGPSGITVNAIAPGVVQTKMMDSFSSEEQVVLREEIPFKRFAKPAEIADTVEFITSKKASYITGEVLRINGGWLM; the protein is encoded by the coding sequence TTGGATAAAGAGATAAAATATGCTTTTGTAACTGGAGCTAGCGGAGAAATTGGTCAAGCGATTTGTTTATCCCTTGCGAGAGCCGGCTGGAACTTGTATATTCATTATCATCAAAATAAACAAGCTATAGAAAGTTTATTACCACAGTTACTAGCAGAAAATGTTGATGTTATCTTGATTCAGGCTGACTTTGATGATCTAGCTAGTGTGGTAGCAATGGAAAAGCAAGTTTTCCAAATAGACGCATTTGTCCATGCAGCAGGAAACTCGCATTATGCTTTATTTCAGGATATGACAGATAAAGAAATAACTAAACTTTGGAATGTGCATATGTTGGTACCAATGCAGTTGATCCGTATTTTCACACCAAAACTAATGAAAAGCAATCAAGGAAGAATTGTGTTTATTAGTTCGATCTGGGGAGAAGTTGGAGCTGCAATGGAAGTGGCTTATTCTACAGTAAAAGGCGCTCAAATTGCCTTTTGTCGTGCTTTAAGTCAAGAACTTGGTCCATCTGGAATAACAGTCAATGCGATTGCACCAGGGGTCGTACAAACGAAAATGATGGACAGTTTTTCCTCAGAAGAGCAAGTTGTGCTTCGAGAAGAAATTCCTTTCAAGCGTTTTGCGAAACCAGCAGAAATTGCAGATACAGTAGAATTTATAACAAGTAAAAAAGCAAGCTATATCACTGGAGAAGTTTTGCGCATAAATGGCGGTTGGCTTATGTGA
- a CDS encoding helix-turn-helix domain-containing protein encodes MTELGDKLKQARREKGLSLDDLQQITKIQKRYLVAIEEGNYAVMPGKFYARAFIKQYAEAVGLDSATLFDEFESEVPETPQQEVVNNEPSRVQSKRNPMPAQSVGNQVNSRNRFFDILPKILIALFIVFILFIVWFFLLNKQDSSTEKVKTDTSNPTVKVEDSTKSEDTTKDTTKKDTTEKDTTTKDKEATDTKKEETKELEVTKGETSGNATTYTVKNTDKMKLSLSATGDSWIGVSDVSGNTIENVTLSSQNPSAEVDLGTNETVTVVIGNAPVTTVKINDKQLELAPTLVKQVLTIKLDTSDSSSDAE; translated from the coding sequence TTGACAGAACTCGGTGATAAACTGAAACAAGCTAGACGTGAAAAAGGACTCAGTTTAGACGATTTACAACAAATAACGAAAATTCAAAAACGTTATTTAGTAGCGATTGAAGAAGGTAATTATGCTGTAATGCCTGGAAAATTTTATGCAAGGGCATTTATTAAACAATATGCAGAGGCTGTTGGACTAGATAGTGCAACACTCTTTGACGAGTTTGAAAGTGAAGTTCCTGAAACACCGCAACAAGAAGTAGTTAACAATGAGCCATCGCGAGTACAAAGTAAAAGAAATCCTATGCCTGCACAATCTGTAGGTAATCAAGTCAACTCACGTAATCGGTTTTTTGATATTTTACCCAAAATATTAATTGCTTTATTTATCGTGTTCATCCTATTTATCGTTTGGTTTTTCTTGCTTAATAAACAAGATTCCTCGACGGAAAAAGTAAAAACAGATACTAGCAATCCAACCGTGAAAGTGGAAGATTCAACCAAGAGTGAAGACACAACGAAAGACACCACAAAAAAAGACACTACTGAAAAAGATACAACTACAAAAGACAAAGAAGCAACTGACACGAAAAAAGAGGAAACTAAAGAACTTGAAGTGACTAAAGGAGAAACATCTGGCAATGCAACAACCTATACAGTGAAAAACACAGATAAAATGAAGCTTTCTCTTAGTGCAACTGGTGACTCATGGATTGGAGTATCTGACGTAAGTGGTAATACGATCGAAAACGTCACGTTATCTTCACAAAATCCATCCGCTGAAGTTGATTTAGGAACGAATGAAACAGTTACGGTTGTTATCGGAAATGCTCCTGTAACGACGGTTAAAATCAATGATAAGCAACTTGAACTAGCGCCGACTCTTGTTAAACAAGTTTTGACTATTAAATTAGACACTAGTGATAGTAGCTCGGATGCAGAATAA
- the pgsA gene encoding CDP-diacylglycerol--glycerol-3-phosphate 3-phosphatidyltransferase, giving the protein MNLPNKLTVIRIFMIPIFVILCVIPFDWGTVTWLDSTIPVTSLVATIIFIVAALTDWFDGYLARKYNLITNFGKFADPMADKLLVAAAFIILVEMHIAPSWVVILIISRELAVTGLRLLLVEGGEVLAAGQLGKIKTFTQMIAIPLMLLNNFPFAWTGIRVDLIFLYVCAFFAVWSGIDYFYKNRGVFKGSM; this is encoded by the coding sequence ATGAATTTACCAAATAAATTGACGGTTATCCGGATTTTTATGATACCAATCTTTGTTATTCTATGCGTTATACCTTTTGACTGGGGGACTGTTACCTGGCTTGATTCAACTATTCCAGTTACTAGCCTAGTAGCTACGATTATCTTTATTGTTGCAGCTCTTACGGACTGGTTTGACGGTTATTTAGCACGTAAATATAACCTAATCACCAACTTCGGTAAATTTGCAGATCCAATGGCTGATAAGCTTCTAGTAGCGGCAGCATTTATTATCCTTGTTGAAATGCATATTGCACCATCTTGGGTGGTCATCTTAATCATTAGCCGAGAACTTGCTGTAACGGGCCTTCGTTTGCTTTTAGTAGAGGGCGGAGAAGTGCTTGCAGCTGGTCAACTTGGGAAAATTAAAACATTCACACAAATGATTGCCATTCCCTTAATGTTATTGAATAATTTCCCATTCGCTTGGACAGGCATTCGTGTTGATTTAATATTCTTATACGTATGTGCGTTCTTCGCAGTATGGTCTGGAATTGATTATTTCTACAAAAACCGGGGCGTATTTAAAGGCTCCATGTAA
- a CDS encoding competence/damage-inducible protein A, with translation MASAEIIAVGTELLLGQIVNSNAAFISQELAADGIYVYHHTVVGDNPERLKEVIKIAENRSDILIFTGGLGPTEDDITKQILAKHLKKDLVTDQFHMNKITEYFTSRSRTMTENNKLQAVIIKGSTVLNNDYGFAAGMFLKENNHTYILLPGPPSEMKPMFTRYANPLIVNENGEKTILESKILRFFGIGESQLAADLNDLIVTQVNPTIATYAGDNEVVVRVTATAKTKKEAAKLVNETEQEILRRDGTFLYGYGEVSLPELVTAMLLERKITISAAESFTAGLFQAEIARFPGISKIFKGGMVTYSAETKQSILEVSSQVIKEKGVVSSECASEMADNVRRLCNTDIGISFTGVAGPDSLEGHPAGTIWIGLSVKDHQTEAYQFVYGRDRNHNRRRAVKQGFQLIKQFLDANA, from the coding sequence ATGGCAAGTGCAGAAATTATTGCTGTCGGAACAGAGTTATTATTAGGACAAATTGTTAATTCGAATGCTGCTTTTATATCACAAGAATTAGCGGCTGACGGAATTTATGTATATCATCATACTGTTGTTGGAGACAATCCTGAACGCTTAAAGGAAGTAATAAAAATTGCTGAAAATAGAAGTGATATCTTAATTTTCACGGGCGGACTTGGACCAACAGAAGATGATATTACCAAACAAATTTTAGCAAAACATTTAAAAAAAGATTTAGTAACTGATCAATTTCATATGAATAAAATTACCGAATATTTTACTTCGAGAAGTCGAACGATGACTGAAAATAACAAATTACAAGCTGTTATTATTAAAGGATCAACAGTTTTAAACAATGACTATGGTTTTGCAGCTGGAATGTTCTTAAAAGAAAATAACCATACATATATTTTACTACCTGGACCTCCTTCTGAAATGAAACCGATGTTTACACGTTATGCCAATCCGCTAATTGTTAATGAGAATGGCGAAAAAACCATTTTAGAATCTAAAATATTACGATTTTTTGGTATTGGCGAATCACAATTAGCTGCTGATTTAAATGATTTAATTGTCACTCAAGTAAACCCTACAATTGCTACTTATGCTGGTGATAATGAAGTAGTCGTACGTGTAACGGCAACTGCGAAAACAAAAAAAGAAGCCGCGAAACTTGTTAATGAAACGGAACAAGAAATTCTTCGTCGTGATGGGACTTTCCTATATGGTTACGGAGAAGTATCTTTGCCAGAATTAGTAACAGCCATGCTACTCGAACGAAAAATTACTATTTCTGCTGCCGAAAGTTTTACTGCTGGCTTGTTTCAAGCAGAAATTGCTCGTTTTCCAGGTATTTCCAAGATTTTTAAAGGTGGAATGGTCACTTATAGCGCAGAAACGAAACAATCTATTTTGGAAGTTTCCTCGCAAGTAATTAAAGAAAAAGGCGTGGTTAGCTCAGAATGCGCAAGCGAAATGGCAGATAATGTGCGACGTCTTTGCAATACAGATATAGGGATTAGCTTTACAGGTGTTGCAGGACCAGATAGTTTAGAAGGTCATCCTGCTGGTACTATATGGATTGGTCTAAGTGTTAAAGATCATCAAACAGAAGCTTATCAGTTCGTTTACGGAAGAGATCGAAATCATAATCGTCGCCGGGCTGTAAAACAAGGATTTCAATTGATTAAGCAATTTTTAGATGCGAATGCCTAA
- the recA gene encoding recombinase RecA, giving the protein MNDRQAALEQALKQIEKQFGKGSIMKLGEHSDQNISTISSGSLALDIALGVGGYPRGRIIEVYGPESSGKTTVALHAIAEVQAQGGTAAFIDAEHALDPAYAKNLGVNIDELLLSQPDTGEQALEIAEALVRSGAVDMLVIDSVAALVPRAEIEGEMGDAHVGLQARLMSQALRKLSGAINKSKTIAIFINQIREKVGVMFGNPEITPGGRALKFYSTVRLEVRRAEQLKQGTDVMGNKTKIKVVKNKVAPPFRIAEVDIMYGEGISREGELVDMAAEVDVINKSGSWYSYKEERIGQGRENAKQYLKEHTDIRDEISKRVREEYEIDGASKEPLEETEETLSLLDDE; this is encoded by the coding sequence GTGAATGATCGTCAAGCGGCATTAGAACAAGCTTTAAAACAAATTGAAAAACAATTCGGTAAAGGTTCCATTATGAAATTAGGGGAGCACTCAGACCAAAATATATCTACTATTTCTAGTGGTTCATTAGCATTAGATATTGCTTTAGGAGTTGGCGGATACCCAAGAGGTCGTATTATTGAAGTATACGGACCAGAAAGTTCTGGTAAGACAACTGTTGCACTACACGCTATTGCAGAAGTACAAGCGCAAGGCGGCACAGCAGCATTTATTGATGCCGAACACGCTTTAGATCCAGCATATGCGAAGAATCTTGGTGTTAATATTGATGAGTTACTATTATCGCAACCAGACACAGGAGAACAAGCTCTAGAGATTGCAGAAGCATTAGTACGGAGTGGCGCAGTCGATATGTTAGTTATTGACTCTGTTGCAGCTCTTGTACCTCGCGCTGAAATCGAAGGCGAAATGGGAGATGCACATGTTGGTTTGCAAGCACGTTTAATGTCACAAGCATTACGTAAACTTTCCGGAGCAATCAATAAATCCAAAACTATCGCGATCTTTATCAACCAAATTCGAGAAAAAGTTGGCGTTATGTTCGGAAACCCAGAAATCACACCAGGTGGTCGTGCACTGAAATTCTATTCCACTGTTCGGTTAGAAGTAAGACGTGCAGAACAATTGAAACAAGGTACAGATGTAATGGGTAACAAAACGAAAATCAAAGTAGTAAAAAACAAAGTAGCGCCACCATTCCGTATCGCTGAAGTAGATATTATGTACGGAGAAGGTATTTCACGTGAAGGCGAGCTTGTTGATATGGCTGCTGAAGTTGATGTAATCAATAAGAGTGGTTCATGGTATTCTTATAAAGAAGAGCGTATCGGTCAAGGCCGCGAAAATGCCAAGCAATACTTGAAAGAACACACGGATATTCGTGATGAAATTTCCAAACGTGTTCGTGAAGAATACGAAATTGACGGAGCTAGCAAAGAGCCTCTTGAAGAAACAGAAGAAACTTTAAGTTTGCTAGACGATGAATAA
- the rny gene encoding ribonuclease Y, with translation MTIAITIISSLLFLIVGLVVGSLIFKSSTEKKLAAARGTAELIVEDAKKEAETTKKEALLEAKEENHRLRTEIENELRGRRTETQKAENRLLQREENLDRKDTSLSKREATLERKEESISKRQQQIEEKESKLAEMIQAEQTELERISALSKEEAKSIILNQVEDELTHDTAIMVKESENRAKEESDKKAKNILSLAIQRCAADHVAETTVSVVTLPNDEMKGRIIGREGRNIRTLETLTGIDLIIDDTPEAVILSGFDPIRREIARIALEKLVQDGRIHPARIEEMVDKARKEVDEHIREVGEQATFEVGIHSIHPDLIKILGRLRYRTSYGQNVLNHSLEVSKLAGILAGELGEDVTLAKRAGLLHDIGKAIDHEIEGSHVEIGVELATKYKENDVVINSIASHHGDTEATSVIAVLVAAADALSAARPGARSETLENYIRRLEKLEEISESYDGVEKSYAIQAGREVRIIVEPDAIDDLASYRLARDIRKRIEEELDYPGHIKVTVIRETRAVEYAK, from the coding sequence ATGACAATCGCAATCACGATCATCTCCAGTTTGCTTTTCTTAATCGTCGGTCTAGTTGTTGGTTCTCTAATTTTTAAATCTAGTACAGAGAAAAAACTGGCTGCTGCAAGGGGGACTGCGGAATTAATTGTAGAAGATGCAAAGAAAGAAGCAGAAACTACAAAAAAAGAAGCATTGCTTGAAGCGAAGGAAGAGAATCATAGGTTACGTACTGAAATCGAAAATGAACTTCGTGGGCGAAGAACAGAGACACAGAAAGCAGAAAATCGCTTATTGCAAAGGGAGGAAAACCTCGACCGTAAAGATACTTCTTTAAGTAAACGAGAAGCTACACTTGAAAGAAAAGAGGAGAGTATCAGTAAACGTCAACAACAAATTGAAGAGAAAGAAAGCAAACTAGCTGAGATGATTCAAGCAGAGCAGACAGAACTTGAAAGAATATCTGCACTGAGCAAAGAAGAAGCGAAATCAATCATCCTTAACCAGGTAGAAGATGAATTAACACATGATACAGCAATCATGGTGAAAGAATCAGAAAACCGGGCGAAGGAAGAGTCGGATAAAAAAGCAAAGAATATTCTCTCACTAGCTATCCAGCGTTGTGCAGCTGATCATGTGGCAGAAACAACTGTATCTGTTGTTACCTTACCAAATGATGAGATGAAGGGACGGATAATCGGACGTGAAGGCCGTAATATCCGTACGCTTGAAACGCTAACTGGAATTGATTTGATAATTGATGATACCCCGGAAGCAGTAATACTTTCCGGATTTGATCCAATTCGACGTGAAATCGCTAGAATCGCCTTAGAAAAACTTGTTCAAGATGGAAGAATCCATCCAGCTCGAATTGAAGAAATGGTGGACAAAGCCCGTAAAGAGGTGGATGAACACATTCGTGAAGTCGGGGAACAAGCAACGTTTGAAGTGGGAATTCATTCCATTCATCCTGATTTGATAAAAATTCTTGGCCGCTTGCGTTATCGTACTAGTTACGGTCAAAACGTTCTTAACCACTCACTCGAAGTTTCGAAACTTGCTGGAATTCTAGCAGGAGAGCTTGGAGAAGACGTTACGCTTGCTAAACGGGCCGGACTGCTTCATGACATCGGAAAAGCAATTGACCATGAAATTGAAGGAAGTCACGTAGAAATCGGCGTGGAACTTGCTACCAAATACAAAGAAAATGATGTGGTTATCAATAGTATTGCTTCCCATCATGGAGATACAGAAGCTACTTCTGTTATCGCTGTATTGGTTGCTGCGGCAGATGCACTTTCTGCTGCAAGACCAGGTGCTCGTAGTGAAACGCTTGAAAACTATATCCGTCGTTTAGAAAAATTAGAAGAAATTTCTGAGTCTTATGATGGTGTAGAAAAATCTTATGCAATTCAAGCAGGACGCGAAGTACGTATCATCGTTGAGCCAGATGCTATTGATGATCTTGCTTCTTACCGACTTGCTCGCGACATAAGAAAACGAATTGAAGAGGAATTAGATTATCCAGGTCATATTAAAGTGACCGTCATTCGTGAAACAAGAGCAGTAGAATACGCTAAGTAA
- a CDS encoding GNAT family N-acetyltransferase, with protein MSEWKILPMLPENYPAVAVIHQEGIDTGNATFQEKTLTLEDWDQKYLKKCRLVVLLNEKVVGWAALLPFSSMNAYRGVAELSIYIAKAARGKGIGKALMQEIIQTSEQNGFWTLQSLIFPENKASIALHHAYGFQTLCIHEKLGEMNGTFRDVALLERRSNRNGE; from the coding sequence TTGAGTGAGTGGAAAATTTTGCCGATGTTACCAGAAAACTATCCAGCAGTAGCTGTAATTCATCAAGAAGGAATTGACACAGGTAACGCTACATTTCAAGAAAAAACATTAACTTTGGAAGACTGGGACCAAAAATATTTGAAAAAGTGTAGGCTGGTTGTTCTTCTAAATGAAAAAGTGGTTGGCTGGGCAGCATTACTTCCATTTTCAAGTATGAACGCTTATCGTGGAGTTGCTGAGTTAAGTATCTACATAGCAAAGGCTGCTCGTGGAAAAGGTATTGGAAAAGCCTTGATGCAAGAAATAATCCAGACCAGTGAGCAAAATGGTTTCTGGACACTTCAATCCTTAATTTTTCCAGAAAATAAAGCTAGTATAGCGCTTCATCACGCATATGGTTTTCAAACATTATGTATCCATGAAAAATTAGGCGAAATGAATGGCACTTTTCGTGATGTTGCCTTATTAGAGCGAAGAAGTAATAGAAACGGAGAATAG